In the genome of Acidimicrobiales bacterium, the window CCGGCGCTGCGGGCCATCTTGCCCCCGCCGCCGGGCTTGAGCTCCACGTTGTGGACCGTGGTGCCGACCGGGATGTAGCGCATCGGCAGGCAGTTGCCGGGGCGGATCTCGGAGCCCTGGCCGTTCTGCAGGACGTCGCCGACCTTCACCCGGTTGGGGGCGAGGACGTAGCGCTTCTCGCCGTCGTAGTAGTTCAGCAGGAGGATCCGGCAGTTCCGGTTGGGGTCGTACTCCACGGCGGCGACCTTGGCCGGCACGCCGTCCTTGACCCGCTTGAAGTCGATGATGCGGTAGGCGCGCTTGTGGCCGCCTCCACGGTGGCGCGAGGTCTTGCGCCCGTAGCTGTTGCGCCCGCCGGTGTTCGACTTGGGCGCGAGGAGGGCCTTCTCGGGGCGGTCCTTGGTGATCTCGGAGAAGTCCGAGACGGTCTGGAACCGGCGTCCGGGGCTGGTGGGCTTGCGGCTGCGGATGGGCATGGCTGGCCTAGCTCTCGAAGAGGTCGATGACGTCGCCCTCGACCAGGGTCACGATGGCGCGCTTGGTGTCCGGGCGCTTGCCGAACGTGGACGTCCGGCGGTTGCGCTTGCGCTTGCCCTTGCGGTTGATGGTGTTCACCTTGGACACGGTGACGTCGAAGATCGACTCGACGGCCTGCCGGATCTCGACCTTGTTGGCGTCGGGGTGGACCCGGAAGGTGTAGGCGCCGGTGTCGAGGAGCGCGTAGGACTTCTCGCTCACGATCGGCTCGATGATGACGTCGCGGGGGTCCATCAGGCCTCCTCCCCTTCGGTGGCGGCAGCCACGGTCACCGGAGTGCCCTCGGCGGCAGCCTCGGCCTCGACCGCGGTGCCGCCCATGGGCAGGGTCTCGCGGGTGAAGACGACCACGTCGCTGCAGAGCACGTCGTAGGCGTTCAGCTCGCTCTCGAGGAGGCAGTGGACCTCGGGGAGGTTGCGGAAGCTCTTGTAGGCGACCTCGTCGCCGCGGTCGAGGACCACCAGGACCCGTCCGGTGGCGCCGATGGCGGCCAGGGAGGCCTTGGCCTCCCTGGTGCTCGGGGTGGCGAAGTCCCAGGACGAGACCACGGCGACCTTGCCGTCGGCGGCCCGGTCGGACAGCGCCGACCACAGGGCGGCACGCACCATCTTCTTGGGCGTGCGCTGCTTGTAGGAGCGGGGCTTGGGACCGAGGGCCACACCACCGCCGCGCCACTGCGGCGAGCGGATGGAGCCCTGGCGGGCACGGCCGGTGCCCTTCTGGCGCCACGGCTTGGCGCCACCACCCCGGGCCTCGGCCCGGGTGAGGGTCGACTGGGTGCCCGAGCGGGCCGCAGCCAGCTGGGCCACCACGACCTGGTGCATGAGGGGGATGTTCGGCGTGCGACCGAAGGCCGACTCGTCGAGCTCG includes:
- the rplB gene encoding 50S ribosomal protein L2, with translation MPIRSRKPTSPGRRFQTVSDFSEITKDRPEKALLAPKSNTGGRNSYGRKTSRHRGGGHKRAYRIIDFKRVKDGVPAKVAAVEYDPNRNCRILLLNYYDGEKRYVLAPNRVKVGDVLQNGQGSEIRPGNCLPMRYIPVGTTVHNVELKPGGGGKMARSAGSSVQLVAKEGDYATLRLPSTEMRRVPIDCRATVGEVGNAEADLIKIGKAGRNRWKGKRPQTRGVAMNPVDHPLGGGEGKTSGGRHPVSPWGKPEGRTRSKNKESDKLIVRRRRTRGSRR
- the rplW gene encoding 50S ribosomal protein L23 — protein: MDPRDVIIEPIVSEKSYALLDTGAYTFRVHPDANKVEIRQAVESIFDVTVSKVNTINRKGKRKRNRRTSTFGKRPDTKRAIVTLVEGDVIDLFES
- the rplD gene encoding 50S ribosomal protein L4; the encoded protein is MASVTVRDRTGADAGTVELDESAFGRTPNIPLMHQVVVAQLAAARSGTQSTLTRAEARGGGAKPWRQKGTGRARQGSIRSPQWRGGGVALGPKPRSYKQRTPKKMVRAALWSALSDRAADGKVAVVSSWDFATPSTREAKASLAAIGATGRVLVVLDRGDEVAYKSFRNLPEVHCLLESELNAYDVLCSDVVVFTRETLPMGGTAVEAEAAAEGTPVTVAAATEGEEA